ctcccatacaaagggaggggacccaaagaggatAGCCATTGCTggctcaaatgcctgggtttatatcctgatcattgtccctcccgctgtgctctcaggtgatagatgattggctatttctttacctcctgtttttgcctaattagcattttagtgagctctctgattggtcaggtgtgagctaagttgcaagccccgtgtttaaaggtggacgcaatcaccttcccagctaggcttagggattcttagtcggcctgggaaatccagctagtcctgtctcttaGTCCCCccctcaacaggaaaacccaagtgctgttggggaggttggtTGATGACcgctctaactgcttcctgctgaactGGGGCATAGTAGGGgttgtgcagttgagatttccttgGGAGGGGTGCCTTCAAGGTCATTAACATCAgagcatgggctagcaggccAGTCCAGGGGTCCGCAGTAGATTTTAGTCACGGACGGCATCTGGGGCTCCATCTGAAGAACGATTTGTAGCTTTACAGCTtcgattctggaagagacaaacttaacaaggaggttaaagatacagggtcCAAAAAGGAGTAACAATATTATACCTGCTAGAGGTTCTAAGAAGGGGAGAATCCAGGGCATCCATTGGCTGAGGAGGTCCCAGGGTCCGGTGTTTTGAAGCTCCTCTGCTCCACATTGTATTTGATCTCCAATTTCTCTAACTTTCTCAGTGACGATTCCAGATTGATTAACATAACAGCATTCTTCCCCTAAAAATAAACAGGTTCCCCCTCTTTCAGCAGTTAGCAAGTCTAAGGCTCTTCGATTTTGAAGGACTACTGCTGCTAGGGGTTAAGTTGACCTTGCAAGGTGACCAGGGAGTTGGCAACCCGTTCCATGTCACTATTTAGTTCTTGAGATAATTTGTAGTAGAACTGAGTAGGGGTTGTGATACCACCAATGCCAGTACCTAGCCCACCTAGCACTCCTGCTCCGATAACAAAAGGAAGAATGGTACTCTTTTGTTGTGGGGCTTAGGAACAACATGATTGTATAAAACTTGttcagtggccgggcgcggtggctcaagcctgtaatcccagcactttgggaggccgagacgggcggatcacgaggccaggagatcgagagacgatcccggctaacacggtgaaaccccgtctctactaaaaaatacaaaaaaactaaccgggcgaggtggcgggcgcctgtagtcccagctactcgggaggctgaggcaggagaacggcgtaaacccgggaggcggagcttgcagtgagctgagatccggccactgcactccagcctgggtgacagagcaagactccgtctcaaaaaaaaaaaaaaaaaaaaaaaaaaaaaaaaaaaaaaaaaaaaaaaacttgttcagTGTAGATGGTCACAGGGGGCGCTAAGAATGAGAGGAAGCACATAGATTCTGAAGAGCCATTCAAACAATAGGCTGAGGTACCACAGACAAAAAATATTCCTGAGGGTAGGCAGACTATTCGTGTGGGAGGAGTTACCCACCTGATGCACTGGGAGTTGGTTGTGTCTATAGTATTGTTAAATTTTACACAGGTGAGGTTTGAGGTATGGGTTATTTCCAGATTGGAAACAAGAGGTCCTACTAAAACGGAAGTGGCATTTATTTCTGTGCTGAAGTTGTTCCATTGTTCAGGTACAGGGATTGAAACGTACGGCCTGAAGTGCAGGGGGAGGCACATCCAACAGTTAGTAGGGTTTTGGGCCGAGACCTCATGGAGCCCAGTAAGGGTGGTATTAAACAGGTTCACCAGACGAATATGGGTACAGAGGGTTTCatgtagttttgagagatctaGTCCTTTGTTGGGGCTAGGCGTGCTATGTACCCAGGTCAGTTGGGAGAGTACttcttttacatgtttttctcttgactgatcttgaactccaccCCCATCAGACATACCAGTATGGGTGAAGTAAGTCCAACAGACAGTGGCTCCAAGTCCTCCAGGACAATTAGGATTAATCGTTTTCCCTGTCCAATAATGAGTATTTGCTTGCATGCATGCAAAGAGTGGCAGAGTTATAGTAGTTGCGGGGCATATGGGTGTGGGCAGTGAAGGTGGGGTTTCCCTTAGATAAACTCCTATATGATGGGGCATCAATATTTCCAGGAAGCCGCATTCTCCATAGAAACTCTTGGTAAGGGGAGCTACTGGTCACACAGCGGCATGGAGGGGGTGCAGTGAGAGTCAAAGGGGGTAAGATaacagtaaagagaaaaatatgataaGGGAGGGCCATGGGGATTTATGATTTTAATTACTTTCCTCACAGTTGTCTGACAGCCACAAGTCTCCTTTAGCAGTGAGTATGCTGTTCACATCATGAGATTCCACACAGCAAGATCTCTTCCCCGTATTATTTTAACTGCTTCAGATACTAAGACTGCTACTGCTGCCACTACCCGTAAATAATGAGGCCAACTCTTTGCCAccacatcaatttccttactcagGTATGCCATGGATTGCAAGCTCATCCTTCGGGCCTGTGTAAGGACTCCTAGAgctattcctatttttttctgtgacatataaagaaaagtcttgcCCCGTTGGCAAGCTTAACATTGGGGCTTGGGTTAGGGTCTTCTTTAGGGTCTGGAAAGCCGCTTCTGCTTCAGGTGTCCATCTTACTAAGTGAGTATTGgctttctgagtttccttaattaGTGTTTATAACGGTCTATTTCGCCGTACCTGGGAATCTATATTCGGCAGAAACCTGTTATGCCAAAGAACCCTCTTAGTTACTTTAGGGTTTTGGGAttaggataagccagtataggctggatACATTCTTCACTCAGGGCCCTGGTGCCTTTGGATAATTTTAACCCTAAGTATTTAAACTGCTGTGAGCAGAGCTGAGTCTTTGGTTTGGAAACCTTGTAGCCACAGGTAGCGAGGAAATTTAAGAGCGCTTGGGTGGCTCGGTGGCACAAGGTTTCTGAACGGGCGGCTAAAAGTAACCATCTAGACAATTTTAAAGTgcacaacacatggacacaggtaggagagcaacacacactggggcctgtggggtgggagttgaggggaaaggggaggaagagcatcaggataaatagttaatgcatgtgggggttaatacctaggtgatgggctgattaagtgcagcaaaccaccatggcacatgtttacctatgtaacaaacctgcacgtcctgcatatgtatcctggaacttaaaattaaattaaattaaacaaacaatGAGGAAGTTCTCGTTTGACTGCCAACATGATATTTTATTGCACAGTTGTACCTAATTTTAAACCAATCAGTTCCCTATTGATGAAATTTTGTTTCCAGGTTTATGCTATTATAATGATGCAATGAATATTCTTGTGCCTATCTTTTTGAACACATGTAAGTATTTCTATGTAATGGAGATCAAAAAGTAGATTTTCTAGATCtacatacttaaaattttaatagatactGCCAAATGCCCTCCCCAAAGGTTACACTTATTTATACTCCCATCCAAAGTGTACAAGAGTGTCTATTTTCCATACCCTTGGCAACATTTAGTGTTATCAATCTTTATATCTGACACTCTGACAGGTTAAAAAATGGCAAATCAACATCTagtgcccagatcttggtttctaaaaatCATTTCCCAATAAAAGGAAGTAGGAATCAATGCAGAAATGATTAATTCCAGTGCTAgggtagggaaaaaaaaaaatgagcctggaACACCTTGTGGTGCCACAAAACAAGGAAGTGGGCAGAAAATGGGAAATGTTTAAGAATAGAGGGGCCAACCTGAAGGAGCTCCTAATGGCCAAAGGTAGAAGaatttgagcaacaaaacaatgacaatattAGGTTATAAGCCATAGAGTAAAATAAACATCCATGCTGATataaatacatgagaaaataaGCAGGAGATGGGACATCTTCCTTAAAGAATTTCAATAtagagagtgaaaaaaaaaagaaaatcactgctGTTGTCTGAATGtgcctccccaaattcatatgctgaaacttAATCATCAGTGTGatcaatgtgatagtattaagaggcagGTCTCTAGgagatgattaagtcatgagagtAGAGCCCTCATGATTGGGATCAATGACATCATAAAAAGGGATTTGCCCTTTTTACCCTTCTGTACCTTCTGCCATAAAAGGGAGCAGTGTTcttcccctctggaggatgcagcaacaaagTGGAAGGAGAGAATAGCCTTCAGCAGACACATTTTGGAAGGAGAGAATAGCCTTCaacagacactgaacctgccagcaccttgatcttggacttcctagcttccagaactgtgagaaataaatatctgttctttaaaaattaccctgcctccattttttgttgttgttatagtagcacaaacagactaagacaatccCCACTAGGTAAACACTACCTTAATAATTGCTGCTATCAAGAACCATTGATGAATGCTAAAATTAGTGGGCAAAAGTATGATGGGAAATAGAATATCTGAACAGTCTCAATGCATCATCCAGAATATATTTAGTAATTGTGAAGAGGAAAACTGTAACTTTACAGTAAAGAAATCCAGCAAACACCCCTTTAACCAaatgatcaaggttaacatcaccagtaTTAAAAATTATCATCAAATACGTCCTGATATAATGCACTAAAAAGGGCTAAAAATCACTTTGGTGGCATTCtcaccaaaaacacaaaacatgaaaaaacatcAGACAGACCCTCATTAGGGACATTATACAATATAACTGACCAGTACTCTTTAAAATTGTCATGGTCATCAAAGACAGACTGAGAACTGTCACAAATAGGAACAGAATAAGGAGATAACAAAATGCAATGTGGGATCCTAGATTTGATCCTTGATCAGGAAAGGACATTAATGGGACAACTGGCAAAATTCAAATAAGGTCTAATATAGTTAATAGTGTTGTATCAATATtagtttcctgattttgataattgCACTATAGTTAAGTAAGATGTTAGCATTAGTTGAGTGAGGATATatgagaactctctcactatttttacaacttttctataaatccaAAAGGCTTTTTGAAAATGAGAGCCCACTGTCTTAATTTGCATTACTACTCTGAGCATTTGTCTTAgtttattggtcatttatattttcttttcaacaaatttccttttcccacttttttatTGGATTTGTTTTGTATACTAAAAAGTTATATACATTGTACACTAAGAAATTAGCTCCTTGTATgggataaatatattttccagcttgtctttttattttttaaaatggtggccttatatgtatatgtgtatacaaattttttcctttcttttttttagagacagtcttgctatgttgcccagtctgctcttgaactcccagcatcaagtgatcctcccaccttggcctcccaaagtgttgggattactcgcatgagccactgtgcctggcctatggaTGTTTCTAACTGATGATTTCTGCTGACCTGtggacagaaaataagaaaagtagcAAAGTGGCTTTAAGTTTTCAACTGTAAACAAAAGACCACAGAATAAAAACACTACTTAATAGAAATGACTGTCTCTCCaagtttttctttcctccataaaaataacatttatttaaaaaaagtacacacagtaaaattcatcctttttagtGTATAAgcctatgggttttgacaaatgcatacacttACATAACTACAATTAAGACACAGAAAATTTCAATTATTAAGACAAATTCCTTGTGCTACCACTTTGTAGTCAAGGAGCATTCCAACCTTAACCCCTGACATCCATTGAAGTTTTTTCTCCATTcctattgttttgctttttgagaaaataatatgaatgaaATCAAACAGTAAGTAGCCTT
This portion of the Macaca thibetana thibetana isolate TM-01 chromosome X, ASM2454274v1, whole genome shotgun sequence genome encodes:
- the LOC126946687 gene encoding LOW QUALITY PROTEIN: syncytin-1-like (The sequence of the model RefSeq protein was modified relative to this genomic sequence to represent the inferred CDS: inserted 2 bases in 2 codons; deleted 1 base in 1 codon), which encodes MALPYHIFLFTVILPPLTLTAPPPCRCVTSSSPYQEFLWRMRLPGNIDAPSYRSLSKGNPTFTAHTHMPRNYYNSATLCMHAANTHYWTGKTINPNCPGGLGATVCWTYFTHTGMSDGGGVQDQSREKHVKEVLSQLTWVHSTPSPNKGLDLSKLHETLCTHIRLVNLFNTTLTGLHEVSAQNPTNCWMCLPLHFRPYVSIPVPEQWNNFSTEINATSVLVGPLVSNLEITHTSNLTCVKFNNTIDTTNSQCIRWVTPPTRIVCLPSGIFFVCGTSAYCLNGSSESMCFLSFLAPPVTIYTEQPPRPATEQVLYNHVVPKPHNKRVPXLPFVIGAGVLGGLGTGIGGITTPTQFYYKLSQELNSDMERVANSLVTLQGQLNXLAAVVLQNRRALDLLTAERGGTCLFLGEECCYVNQSGIVTEKVREIGDQIQCGAEELQNTGPWDLLSQWMPWILPFLEPLAGIILLLLFGPCIFNLLVKFVSSRIEAVKLQIVLQMEPQMPSVTKIYCGPLDWPASPCSDVNDLEGTPPKEISTAQPLLCPSSAGSS